DNA sequence from the Coffea eugenioides isolate CCC68of chromosome 9, Ceug_1.0, whole genome shotgun sequence genome:
attggaaaaaaataaaatgaaatgggtATTTCTATCATAAGCTTAAATGGCTAATCTCGTGGATGTTTGACAAAAGTGTAAGTATTTTGGTTAAGAAGCATAACTATTCTTATTTTGCTGGACGAGTTAAACTTGTTGAGTTATAAGTTTTAAGGAATTGAGTAAAAGAGAACAGCTACAATTCTTTCTATTATGCATCTggagatgaaaaaaaaaagataacagAATACTAAATTTGGATGAGAAAAACTTTTTTAGAGCACGGTAAGTTAGCTTATTCCAAATGATAATATATCATTTTCTATGTAATAGACATGAAACGGTTAACAACACAAAGGTTACTCATACCCTTCTCAAAATAGGGTGGAAGGAAGAAACACTAATATTTCTATGCAGAATAACACCTGTATTGTTTTGAATCTTTTGAATTCCTTCCCCCCAAGTGCAAGAATATTGTTCCGTTACCAAATTATGGATCGCATTAATTTACTTCAACAATAATTACCTAGAGAATTTTCATGTTAAACAGTAAAATTACCTTGAGAATATTTGGTTCAATTCCATTTGGACCTAGTGCTGTGAAAGGAGCCATAAATGGAGCTGGTCCAGTACCAATAATAGTTCTTCCTGGGAAAAGTGTTGCTGTTGGATTTTCATTATTCAATATATAACTCACTATTGTTGCACTATCATTCTGAAGCACAGTTGTTCCAGGGAGTAGGAAAGGGACTTCATATACCCCTTTTCCGAAGTAAGGGTTGCCAAAAATGGCAGCCACTCCCCCTGCTCTTCTTACTTCCAATGCCTGAGAAATGAATCCTACCCTGCAGAAAACAACTTTGCCTTTGACAAGCTTTTTCGAAAGCGTACCAGGAAAGCACCACCTGTAAGGTTTGTTCATAAATGAGTAGAAATGGTGTATATTATCCAAGGtgaaatcttaaaaaaaaaaagagtaaagaaaCTGAAGAAAGGGTGAAAATGGAAACCCGGTAGTCAGATTGGTGGTTTTGCCCGGGATTTCTACATGAACCGCATACACCAAAGGATACTTCTTGGTCTTCCTAAATGGCGTTACTGTACGCCCCTGTTGTGAAGATTAAAAAACAACTTTTGGTATcatataaacaaaaataatttaccatgcattattgttggaaatgccactaaattttttttatttgtgcaTGTTGCAATTGATGGACAATGACTCTTCTGATTAAAGAAAAGTTTTTTGGCAAAAATAATGAATGGCAAGTACTATATAGCAAATGATATAGTACACTTGTCACCATTTCTTTTACAGTTAGTGATCTATTTGTTAACATATACAGTAAGTGTTCTCTGAGTGTGGTAAAGATCTAAGTGTTCATTCGCAATCTTAATGTTTAATCTTAAGATTGTTGGATTATCTTTTAGTACCTGAACAATCAGGCCATTTCCCAGCACAATTGTTGATTGAAATATTCGATCAATGCTACTAGCACCAACGGAGATGAGCCACGGAGCTACATTTGTCACAGATGATGGAGTTGGCCCTGAATTACCAGCACCGCATACCACGATAATATCTCTCTTCAGGGCATGCAATGATCCAATTGCAGTGCCATCTTCAGCATACGGAAAGCTAGTGTTGCCACCAATGGAGAGGCTAATAACATGAACACCATCCTTGATAGCATCGTCGAAGGCAGCAAGTGTATCACCGTCCGGGCATACTACAACATCTAGAGGATCAGGTTGCCAACAGACTTTATAGATGGCTAGGCGAACAAGAGGAGCGCCACCTGAGGCAGTACCATTGGCGAATCCACCCAAGGAAGAAGCATATGGAACTCTTCGTCCTCCGATAGTTGATGCTGTATGAGTTCCGTGGCCATTTTTGTCTCTAGGTGAACGGAATTCcattttttccttaacagggccAAGTTCAGCCTCATAATGCTTTAGATAGTATCGAGCCCCAATTATTTTCCTATAACAagtaatggaaaaaaaattttcacaagactttttcatcttttcattAGGCAACATTTATTAGAACAATTCCACCCAAccataaaaaaaagggaataaaaGGAACCATCTATTAATTGGCAATGATCACATCTGAATTAGAAATTTGGAGTCACCAGAAAATCAAGCAAAAACTCATCTGTGCAAAAACTATCCTGGAGGTTTGTTGGAAGTGTCCGACCAGGCGGTGGTGAAGCTGAATGCCGATAGTTGTTCAAGGGGTAATCCGGGGATGAGTGGCGGTGGGGGGTTGTTCAGGGATTATGCAGGGAGGTTCATGCTTGGGTTTTCGTGTTACTTTGGGGAGACTACAAGTCTTCAGGTGGAGATGAAGTCTCTCCTGTTTGGTGTTCGTTTCGGGGTATCCCGTGACTTAGGAAGGTTGCATCTGGAATCTGATTCACTGGTGTCGGTCCGTATTATTCAGGGAAAGGTTAGGTGTCCTTGGCAGTTACAGAGGGAGTTACTAGAGTTGCAGCAATATAGTCGGTATTTTGAAGCTGTGTCTCACTGCTTTCGGGAGGCTAACAAGCCGGCGGACAGATTGTCTAATGTTAGAGTGGAGGCTAGGTGTACTATGATTTATGAGCACTATAAAGCATTACCTAGGTTGGTGAGGGGTGATATTACCTTAAATGTGTCTGGGTTTCCAAGTTTTCGTAGATGCCGTCGGTAGGGGTTGGCTAGAGATGGTTCAGGGTGATGTTTCTTGTACTCCTGGGGAGGGGATGGTCCCAAAATTTGTCCTTTTTTTGGATGCAtgaataatatttttatttttataaaaaaaagacTGATGTGATTAGCCAATGCACTGAAGGTATTCATTTTTAATTAATATTCTTTCATGTTTCTCTCAATGAATTGTAGGAGGAAACACAAATTGTGAAGAGTAAATTAATGCCCTATGGATccttttgctaaaaaaaaatgttaaagaagCCTAGATATCTTCTTTTACAAGATACTTCACACAAGTGTTCATGAATATAAATGAGTTTCTTTAAGGGTTAAAGACACTGCCTCCTAACATTTGATGTCCCTTGTACTTTCTCAATTATTTTTGCTGCACTTTACCCCTTCTGTTTAGCCATATCAGCTATTACCATGTTTCAAATTTACCCTcatctccatttttcttcattcttctttttcttgtccAAGCTTCTCATATCACCATATTTAGCAGTGCAAgtttttcttttgagaaaatcaAGAACTAAGTTCCAAATATATTCCACTTTtattggaaaacaaaaaaattcagCGTCTTAATTAAATTCAAAACCTTTGTTATTGTTAAAAATATTCCTCCTCAGAGTAACATTAACAAGCGGAGGTGAGATACCAATGTGATAAAATAGCTCTCATATGCGTGTCATGAACATTTGAAACTTTTGATAGAAAATTTTTGTATTGTTAAAATTACATGGTATTATTAttctaataatatttttttattttttgtacatgaaatgattttattttaaactctAAAATAGATTCGAAAGGCACGTGACTTTTTTAATTGGTTAGAATTTACTTTTAAGGACAttctccaaaaacaaaaaatgagatctTATTTTCAAGTATTGTTTCtactaattattattttaaaatcattagttttttttttttttgcgaaaTGTTGGTCAAAGGGGGGAATGTAACAAAAATAATGTTACAGGTGAAAGTGCAAACGGCACCAAACTTTAGGGGGTTTAGTGCTTTTAACCCTTCTAATAATGTATTAACTCTTAGCCTGCCTTCTTTCGCATGATTCAATCATGTAAAGGAACCGTTGAATTGAATGAAGAAAAGGGGATCTCACCTATTGCAATGGGAAGAGTTAAAGGCAATCCCTTCTTGACAAGTACCTTTCCAAGATTTTGGAACAGGTTCCATCCCTTCATCGTTAAAACTTCGAGACTCTGGCCATATACCTGGTCAAAATAAAGTATAGATAGATAAAACAATCCTATTTTATGCACAACCAATTCCAAAAATGTGATGTGCTAAGTCAAATATGTTCCACAATCAACCATTCCTGTTAAATTAGCATGCACGCTATCACCTTGTTTTGTCTCTTGCTTTCTCTTGTAATGTTGACCCCGTCGACATATCTTTGtcaaaaaacattttttttattattcatgTTAGACAAAATCATTGTGTTTGCGTGCaaattgaaaatagaaaaattcaaattttgaacttAATACTGAAAACTGAATCTGTATGTATGTCTGTATGCACGTATACTGACACTAGAATTCACCAAAATTATTAGGTAAAGTTACCGCTGTCAAGGACTCCAACGATAACATCTTTGCCGTAGCTAGCTCTCTGAAGTAATTTTTCTCCATTCACACGACTTAAGTCACCATTTGCTTCAAGTAAATTGGTGAAATCCCACGATCTTGTAGTTTGTAGCCGCAATCTTCTTGTTTGGCTACGGAAAACCGAAATCActccatccatttctgccaagACAAGAGTAGGTTGTTTTCCATAAGCACGGTACAAGACCAGTTAGATGTCTAGGTAGGTTGGCATTAAAATTCTCCCAAACATTAGATGTCTAGGATATAGTACCATACCTTTTGTTTTATGAATGGTAGAATCAGTGGCGGAGCCAGAAATAACTTTTACTGGGAGTAAAGATAATATAGAAtatatttactttcttttcccCCTAAAAATAAAGACATAACAACAATATTCATGCAATAAATGAAAATGATAAGAACTCCGCTGTGATTTCATGTAATATcatatttcaaaatatccatATAACTCCTATGATTTTATGTAAAGAGGAATTATGATGGATAAAAGCCtctatttttgttaatttaaatACCAATAATACTCTTACTTAACTACTAAATGGAAAGAGGATCTAACCACTTAGCATAAAATCATGGAAGATTATGTTGATAAATGCAAAATTATAGGAAATTTAAGTGGATATTATAATTTCATCAAATGCGTTTTGGAGCATAACTGAGCCCATCTTCATAATTGAATGTGTTTTCAATCGGTTTTTCACTTTGTAAAAAAACTTCAGATGAATTAtgagtatattttgaaatattaagAGAGATGTAATAATATGGAAAACCTGAGGGGATTATTAGTTTGTTTCCCTGTACATATATTCTCAAATCACACCGTCAAAATTTAGAATAATGTGTTTGGTCACTCTCTCTAATTTGGCAGTTAAAATGAATAGGAGGTTAACCAATATTTCACTAATAGGGGTTTGGTGTTAACAAAAAGTGTTAACATTTACCATTATCTATTCATATCTTATTTGGAAAACCTCCCACTCCTCAATTAACTGATTAACTAATTCAATCGCCCACGGTGAGCTATGTGAAGAGTTATGGCCCTTTAGGTAGTTTTCCCTGATAATTGTGGCTAacagttttcctttttttttcctgattCCGAGGCCCTATATTGGTTTTGGacacccttttttttcttttttttccctttttttgtgTTTAATTTCCCTACTAACCTGACACCGTGGAGGCTTGTTCTGGTGTAAGGAATGCCGAGAAGCCATTGATTATGTGTTTGTAGCTATGAATAAGACATGTCTCAGCTTCTTGTTTTGAACCCTTAACAGAATGTAGAAATGAGTGATGGTGTTCCTCTATTTCTTCAATGTTTCTGTTCCCACTGTGCTCTCCAAGGTACACTATATACACCTGCAAGAATTGCAATAATGGAGTGATTAATTAAACTACAGAGAGAGCCAATCAATCAATAAGTTGATAATTCAGGAGATATGAAGTGAAGActtcacctgccgttcttcacATAAGGCTTTCATATGAAGACTAATGAGAAGAAAGCATAAAACAACCAAATATTTCTCCATGAATCTTTTGCTGAAATTGCAACTCGTGATGATGAACTTTGCCTATTCCATCAtacatttcttttcttttcctcgtaATTTCATGACTGTTCTGCTTCGCCACCCTTACGTAGCAAAAAAGGTTAATCATACTTTGCCCCCCTGAGTTTTGAAGGTAGTCACCTTTTATCACATCAACTTTAAAAATATGCACTTCACTCCCTACATGTGAACTGGTCAAACATTAGAATAGTTAACTCCATCCACAAGACTGATTGTAATGATATTTTTTCCCTTCTATTATTGTTCAAATACAAACTTTGATAGTATATTTATTTAACATTACAAAAGAAATCAATTAACCGAAAAGTCCAATGTGCTTTATTGGTAGTCAAAgttgaaaatagaaaaaaaaaatacactccTTTTAATATATTCAATAAGAACATAGCAAGAATTTCtctagtgaatttgaaatttaaaattttagcaTGCCCTTACCAGTGGTAGTAAATGAACCGAACCCACTCAAACTGTTTAGGGCTAACAAAAAAAACTTTAACATAGTAATCTAGCTCCTATGTCCCTTTCTCAGTGGGCAAATATAAAATGCACATATTCAAAGTATTATGCATATATTGCCgttatcctttttcttttgtcaaaTATCCCGAAAGTGTCACTGTTAAAACGTCTTCTAGATAAAAGTTATtaagaatcaagaaaaattATTTCAGAGAATTTAACAATTAGTAATCTTTTGGGACTTATAGTAGATAATTGTTATTCGACCACAAAGCTGAAAACGAGGCAAAAAGAAGTGGGAGGGCTGGTGTCGAAAGGGAGAACTTATGTTGCTAAATCAGTACTTTTGAATTTTGGTTAATTAACATTGATACAAAACAAAAAGTTACTTAACATAATTAGCAGGCGTTTTGATGAGCCAATTTTCAATACTATAATTCCATATTGAGTTAACTAACCAAATAATTAATCAATTCCTAATACGTATTAGTTTTGCCTTTAATACAACTGGTTGACCATGCATCGTTTAATGGAGTTGCAGCAGCTCGTCACTATATCATCTTGCAATTGGAAATTGATCAAGAAGACAAAAGCATAACAGTGACATGAGAAGGATTTCTTATTGTCAATAAGTTCATGATCCCACTGGGGCTAAAAAAAAGAGTTTTACTAATCAGAAAGGTACATTCATATATAGTACTCTTATATATCTGCATAAACTAGGATGCTTACTCCACCAAACTGATCTGTTGTCTTTAGTTACGGGCAAAAATATTCGTAGTTGGTTTAATAATCTATAACCTTGCTACCGTTGATAAATTAACTTTCATTATTTCTCAAAAGATAAATCTTAGTTTAGCGTTTAATGTCTTCTGGTCAGGTTCAAAACTTAAGATATATACTATGTTGAAGCATTCAAGGATCATACAAGTTGATATATAGTAAATTATTCTTAGAGAATATACTATTGTATCAGGTGCAAGGTGAACATTTTCTATTCCGGCAGATGGTGAAAGATTTAGAAACTTTTGAATAGAAAATGAGGATTGGATCTTCGTTCTTGACTATTTCATATCCGAACCACATGCGATATCAACTTGAAATTACTTTAGTCTAGCAGTGTGAAATCGTGGGGGCTGGCGCTGTTCTTGCCTTTACGATTCAAAAGCTGTAAACTGAACTCAACATGGGCATGTTTTGAGGACTTTGATGCAGTTAGAGATGATTTCTTTGCAGAGCTAAATATTGATACATCCATTAATAATGCATTAGCTCTCGACCATAACCATGTCATTAAGAGGATTTTATTGAACATACAAGTTAAATATTTGAGTAGGAATTGAGCCCGCTAGTTCATTTGTTGTGTTTGTTATTCCatggatggatggttttctgtactttgtttaatagtttttttttttttggttctcaATTTGTCCTATACCTTTAAAACAAGTATATTTGAATACCATTTTATCGATATACGCTAACTCTTCTAAACTCTATTGTTTGCTGTACCATGGTTCAGAGGTTTCAATTTCTTAATAGATTTTCAATGCTTTCGTGTCCCTTTGTGTGTTGTGTTCCTCTTTCAACCTCTTTCATGGGTGTTTTAATCCCTCGTGGATATTCCTTTTTGTGAGAGCATTCCCTTTCATGTTGTTCAAATTTTGCATGACGTTTTCTCTAATGATTTTTTTCTATTGTACAAAGTCTTTTAAGGTTGTGGATTTTGTGCAACAGGCTACCTGGGATGTCAGAAGTATTGCACAATGGGTGCCTTCGAAGATAGTCGCTGAGATTGTTCGAGTTGACCCACCTGCCGGGCAGTTGCCTGACCTCATGGTTTGGAGACCAGAGCATTCGGGATGTTTCACAATAAAGTCAGCTTTCAACTTGGTCCGACGTCAGTCCTCCCCCTCGCCGCTATTCAAACGTATTTGGCATCGAGGTGTGCCATTGAGAATTTCATTCTTCCTGTTACGCCTGTTGCGGGATCGTCTCCCCTTAGACGGGACCTTATGGAAGTTGGGGATTCATGGACCGTCGCGATGTGTGTGTTGTTCTTCACCTGAGGTCGAAACTGCGGAGCATGTGTTTGCTACTGGGGATATGGCGCGACAAGTGTGGCACTTCTTTGGGGATTCGATTGGAGTTGCCTGGACTAGGCTTGCCTTTCGCATATGTATGGCGGCCTGGTGGCAGGGGAAGCGAGGAAATAAGTTTCTGAAGTTTATTCATCTTGTTACGCCCTTGTTGATTTGCTGGCACATATGGAAGGCTAGGAATGGCATGAAATATGATGGTCAGAAGATCGAGGGGGTCCAGCTATGTCATGGTATTATTGTCGATCTTTTACAGTTGTTTAGGGTACAGTTTCCGGAGTGCAGGGTCTTGTCAATATCTTGGGTAGAATTTTATCTGGAGGTTTCTAGTTGGAATGCAGCCAGGTCTTACATGCTGGTTAAATGGGTACGGCCCTCTCATGGGGGCCTCAAGCTCAACACAGACGGGTGTTCCAAGGGTAACCCTGGGGAGAGTGGGGGTGGGGGGGTGCTTCGGGAGGCTAGTGGTAGGCTGGTCCTGGCGTTTTCGTGTAATTTTGGGATAGCTTCGAGTATGCAGGCTGAGGCCAGGGCTCTACTATTTGGGGTCAGGTTATGCCTCCAGCGGGGTTTTGATTCATTTGATGTTGAGCTGGATTCCTTGGTGTTAGTGCAGGTTTTAAATCGGACATCTCGTTGCCCTTGGAGTATTTATAAGGAGGTTTATCAGTTGTTTGGTTTGTTGCATCGTTTTCCACGAGTTCGCCACTGTTATCGCCAGGCTAACCAGGTGGCAGATATATTGGCCAGTGAAGGGTGTCGGCATGGCCGGGAGGAGATCTACTTGGCAGCTTCAGCCTTACCCCAAATTGCGAGAGGAGCATTTCATTTAGATAGGTTAGGAGTTGCGGCTCTTCGCCGGTTGGAATGATCTAATGTAAGGGAGTAGTACTCCTTATTTATATTTGTTTAACACAGAATAAATAAAATGCagctatttaaaaaaaaaaggaatttttaattatgttttaCGATATTTTCACTCAACGAGCACATTTCCTATGCATAGTTAGTTACTAGAACTAACTCCACCTTACATCCCCGAACTTGTATCACTTTTTCATTTTGcattataaattttaattttaaacacTTTACACTCTAAATGTATCCTATTTAAGCCTAATCAATGATAATAttagcaaaattaacaaaataaagGACCTACAAATCAATGACAATATGTTGAAAGTGGTCAAAAGGAGCCAAGAGATTGCAAAACAACATGATACACTGTCATTAATTTGTATCATCCTTTATTTCATTAATTTGCTAACAATATTAGTTATTTGGACCGTACAAGTCAGTGAACATGTGGTAAAAATAGTCAAAATAAGCTAAGAAATCATGGTTAGAACAAAACGATACATTATCATTAATTTATATCATTTTTTATCTTATTAATTTTACTAACATTGTTATTTATTAGACTTAAAATGGATAAACTTGAGATTTTAGAGTGCAAAGTattcaaaattaaaagtttagagtgtaaagttttcaaaattaaaatttaaggtgCAAAATAAGGAAGTGGTACAAGTTTGGGAGTGCAAAAAGGGTTTAGTTCTTTGTGCTAATTAgactagaaaaagaaattcCAATATATTGATTTTCCATATCTGTGTActaaataaattttctaaatcTGAAAGTCAAAAGCAAATCCAAAAGATTAGTTAAGAACAGACCCTTAAGCAAGCTATATATATTTACTCTTCGCGAGATTTTCACGAGTCAATAGGATGCCAATTGGCATTTTTATACCACAGCCATatcttgctttatattttgtGTCGCgtcccattttttgaaaaataaaattataagtTTAGGAAAAATGTATATtatgaataaataaatttatttgaaaattagttttttattctcagtgagtttttgattttataaaataaataaataaagaaaaagggcctTGAATGGGACTTAAAATATACGACGATTTGGgtccaaaataatagtctaaaaagggtttttaagaaaaaataggagtcgctacttggtattgagtttcgatgtaccaaatcacccaaaatatatttttaataaataaataataaacaaaaccctttttaaactacttCAGGTCTTagaaaataagataaaagaGTTCGGGAGTTGTggttgaaaaaagggaaggcaaaaaTTTGATAAACTCAAATCTAAGACACTCTTTCAACCTAATTAAGATTAGTTGCGggatttagtcgaaaattttcctaatctaacctatGAACTTATCATATTAGGATGTTCCTATATGGATGCATTTTCTAAACCTAAGGATATCGAGATGGTCGAGATGTCTCTTcaaaattaaattggtgcaatCATATTAATTGCGATGCCCAAAAGTaattctttgaagaggtcatgAATATGCAAAGAATGAAactcgaagaaaagaaaatctatGATATTAGATAAGTATATATGACCTAAGAAAGGGATGCAATATAATGGGTACGGGAGACTAAAATTCATGACtcgattttcctttttatagagaGGATGAAAGCGTGTTAAGGCTAAGAAGCCACAATCAttcatttcccatatttgaaaGGTAACTCTCTAACCTAGCCAAACGAATGGACTAAGCTActtctaatttcctaaatggaaTGTAAGTCTAAGTGTCATGTTTCGCGCACATAGGGAGAAGAGAGGTAATATATAGGAAATAACATGTAAGATGAGAAAATatcctaaaaaataaaaaaaaaatgttttaaatGCGATGAATGTCAAGCAAAAAGTGAATCTAGCTCGAAAACGGTCTAAAGAGTCTAGCATTGAACTAACCCATTTTTATAAGTCTTCACTAGCTTTgaactagtgagaaatcggggaGAATGGCCACAACTAGTGTTAGACTAgagtggtgacgtcatgcatttattataaactaaataaattatataaaatataattaaagcaagtaaacacataatgtaCATAGAATACATAATACAGAGGCATAATTTCAAAATGCAAAACCTAATGAAAGCGAATAAACACGTAAACACAcaaacatgcaagcacacaaacaaataaaagcCTAACTGTTACATTCGGGaccctaattacaatctaaagggggaaattttaaaaaataataacctaactattacatttatctaactaaaaaattaaaacctatctattacataatCTAACTAAATACATATCTTGagcacctatctattacaatttgacatttaaatacctcacaaataatcatcaaaattaaataaaataaatgaaacttaaaatgaataaaatgaagggaaaagaGTCCTAATGGCCCTCCAACTCTTTCCCAAGTAAAGTTTTAGCCCTCcaataattaatattaaagtTTTGGCCCTCGATCTAATAAAATAGTATATTGACGGTCCTTCTGTTAAATCCAACAGTTAAAATTGACGAAAAGCATCATCTTGTGAGAATATCAAGGGCATTATAGTCTCTAagcaaagaaaagtaaaaatacTTTCATCACTGATTTTTTCTCCAACAATTTCCACTCCTTTTTCACCACTAATCAGTCCCTTGCCTCTCCAATGATGGTCGGGTCGCCTTCAACTTCAACAATCTCGAAGGGTGCTAGTGGAAGCCCAAGAACCACTACATCGGCCTCTGCTAGTGGTAAAACAGGCCAAGCTTCTTTATCGGTGACTCTTTCCCACTttccctccaaaaaaaaaaagaactctcCGACCTCTCTACAACCTAACCCTAGCCATTTTCCCTCTGAATTTCCCGTCAGAGATGTTTGAATTAAGGCTGGTTCAGGGTAGTTTGTTAAAGAAGGTTCTAGATGCCATAAAAGATTTGGTGAACGATGCGAATTTCGACTGTTCCTCGAGTGGCTTCTCCTTGCAAGCCATGGACTCCAGCCACATCGCGCTGGTGGCTCTGCTGCTCAAATCCAAAGGCTTTGAGCACTACCGCTGTgaccgtaatttttccatgggGATGAATCTTAACAAGATGGCTAAGATGCTCAAGTGCGCCGGAAACGATGAAACGATGACATCATCACCATTAAAGGCGACGATGGCAGTGATACTGTTACCTTCATGTTTGAAAGTCCCACTCAAGATAAGATAGCTGATTTTGAAATGAAGCTTATGGACATCGACAGTGAGCACCTTGGAATTCCAGAAGCAGAGTACCAGGCTATTGTTAGGATGCCTTCGGCTGAGTTTGCTAGAATTTGTAAAGATCTCAGCAGTATTGGTGATACAGTGGTGATATCTGTGACAAAAGAAGGCGTAAAATTTTCAACAAGAGGTGATATTGGGTCTGCTAATATAATTTGTTTGCCGGCAGAATACAACTGTTGACAAGCCAGAGGAAGCAACTGTTATAGAAATGAATGATCCAGTGTCCTTGACACTTGCCCTTAGGTATTTGAACTCTTTTACCAAGGCAAGCCCATTGGCAGAGATGGGTTATATAAGATTTTACTTGGCACCTAAGATTGAAGAGGATGAAGAAGAGACAAAGCCTTGAGTTTGAATGCTCTAGCAGTGGACCCAAACTTTTTGCTTAGAGACTATAATGTCCTTGATATTTGGTCGTGCATCTCACGAGATGATGCTTTCCGTCAATTTTAACTGCAAGATTTGACAGAAGGGCCACGAATATACTATTTTATTAGATCGAGGGCCAAAACTTTAACATTAATTATTGGAGGGCTAAAACTTTACTTGGGAAAGAGTTAGAGGGCCATTGGGACTCTTTTCCCTAAATAGAAACCAAAATTACTTGAACAATAAAAACGGTGCTCATCgatgataaaaaaaaacattaaaaaattcATTCTTCTTTAACAAATTAAACCAAATTTGTACAATGTCTAATAGAAATCAATTCAAGCCCTAAAGATAAAGTATAAAGCTTGAATCTTAATATAATCGAATCAAGTCAATTGAGTTTAATTTGATTAAAATTTGGTTCCAAGAATAAAAAAACTGAATAGGAACACAAGTTTAAATTTGTTAAGGAATAAAATATGgttaaattttcaaaatgcattttgattgcatattttgagaaattcttaaagaaaaattatataaCATTTTTTAAAGGGAAAAGAGTCTCAATGGCCCTCCAACTATTTTCCAGGTAAAGTTTTAGCCCTCCAACAATTAAAGATAAAGGTTTGGCCCTCGATCTAACAAAATAGCATATTAGTGGTCCTTCTGTCAAATTCAGCAGTTAACTATGACGGGAAGCATCATCTCGTGAGAAACCAGACCAAATATGAAGGGCATTACAGTCTTTCTAGATGTATTTAGGCTCGACAGAGTTTTTCCATTTTGTATCTTGATTCAAAATG
Encoded proteins:
- the LOC113782555 gene encoding subtilisin-like protease SBT5.6; translated protein: MEKYLVVLCFLLISLHMKALCEERQVYIVYLGEHSGNRNIEEIEEHHHSFLHSVKGSKQEAETCLIHSYKHIINGFSAFLTPEQASTVSEMDGVISVFRSQTRRLRLQTTRSWDFTNLLEANGDLSRVNGEKLLQRASYGKDVIVGVLDSGIWPESRSFNDEGMEPVPKSWKGTCQEGIAFNSSHCNRKIIGARYYLKHYEAELGPVKEKMEFRSPRDKNGHGTHTASTIGGRRVPYASSLGGFANGTASGGAPLVRLAIYKVCWQPDPLDVVVCPDGDTLAAFDDAIKDGVHVISLSIGGNTSFPYAEDGTAIGSLHALKRDIIVVCGAGNSGPTPSSVTNVAPWLISVGASSIDRIFQSTIVLGNGLIVQGRTVTPFRKTKKYPLVYAVHVEIPGKTTNLTTGWCFPGTLSKKLVKGKVVFCRVGFISQALEVRRAGGVAAIFGNPYFGKGVYEVPFLLPGTTVLQNDSATIVSYILNNENPTATLFPGRTIIGTGPAPFMAPFTALGPNGIEPNILKPDITAPGLNILAAWTEASPPTQLLQDHRVVKYNIASGTSMSCPHVSAVAALLKAIHPDWSSAAIRSSLMTTARRVNNVQIPITDAAGNIATPFHYGAGHFQPSKAADPGLVYDASYTDYLLFLCSSGTAFLDPSFKCPKHVPPPSNLNYPSLAIAKLNGTMTVSRTVTNVGTGNSTYTVSIVPPPGYTVKILPTKLYFSKTGEKQSFSITVKVAGSIQETKFEFGRYAWSDGAGHVVRSPIVVSAA